A genomic window from Lycium barbarum isolate Lr01 chromosome 4, ASM1917538v2, whole genome shotgun sequence includes:
- the LOC132636658 gene encoding fimbrin-5-like isoform X1 — MSSFVGVVVSDQWLQSQFTQVELRGLNSNFLSARNQSGKVTLGDLPPVMCKLKAFQDILSDDDIKAILAESSSDMTEEIDFESFLRAYLNLQARATAKLGDSKTSSSFLKTSTTTLRHTISESERASYVAHINTFLRDDPFLKDFLPIDPSTNQLFDLAKDGVLLCKLINLAVPGTIDERAINTKKVLNPWERNENHTLCLNSAKAIGCTVVNIGTQDLIEARPHLVVGLISQIIKIQLLADLNLRKTPQLVELVEDSKEVEELMSLSPEKVLLKWMNFHLKKAGYKKEVTNFSSDLKDGEAYARLLNTLAPEHGTTNTLDTEDPTERANLILEQAEKLDCKRYVTPKDIVEGSANLNLAFVAQIFQHRNGLTADTKKLSFAVMMEDDAQTSREERCFRLWINSLGIDAYVDNLFEDVRTGWVLLEVLDKISQGLVNWKQATKPPIKMPFRKVENCNQVISIGKELNFSLVNVAGNDIVQGNKKLILAFLWQLMRFSMLQLLKNLKFHALGKEITDADILNWANSKVKSAGRRSQIESFKDKNISSGKFFLELLSAVEPRVVNWSLVTRGKTDEDKKLNATYIISVARKLGCSIFLLPEDIIEVNQKMMLTLTASIMYWSLQIKTENSESSPAENNGSDASGPDGDNASTTSEVE, encoded by the exons ATGTCTAgttttgttggtgttgttgtttctGATCAATGGCTTCAGAGTCAATTCACTCAAGTCGAGCTTCGTGGCCTCAATTCCAAC TTCCTATCTGCAAGGAATCAATCTGGCAAGGTCACCTTGGGAGATCTACCACCTGTGATGTGCAAACTTAAGGCCTTCCAAGATATACTaagtgatgatgatattaaggCAATATTGGCCGAGTCATCTTCTGACATGACTGAAGAAATTGATTTCGAATCGTTCCTTCGG GCATATTTAAATCTACAAGCACGAGCTACAGCAAAATTGGGTGATTCAAAAACCTCCTCCTCTTTCCTCAAGACATCCACAACCACACTCCGTCACACCATTAGTGAATCTGAAAGGGCCTCATATGTTGCCCACATCAACACCTTTCTCAGAGACGATCCATTTTTGAAGGATTTCCTTCCGATAGATCCGTCTACCAATCAACTGTTTGATCTTGCAAAGGATGGTGTTCTTCTTTG TAAGCTCATAAATCTTGCTGTCCCGGGCACAATAGATGAGCGCGCTATCAATACCAAGAAGGTTCTTAATCCATGGGAAAGGAATGAGAACCACACCCTTTGCCTCAATTCCGCAAAGGCCATTGGTTGCACGGTGGTTAATATTGGCACGCAGGATTTAATTGAAGCAAGA CCTCATCTGGTTGTCGGGTTGATTTCTCAAATTATCAAG ATACAATTATTAGCTGATCTCAATCTGAGGAAAACTCCACAACTTGTGGAATTGGTGGAAGATAGCAAG GAAGTAGAGGAGCTTATGAGTTTATCTCCAGAAAAGGTTTTACTGAAATGGATGAATTTCCATCTTAAGAAAGCAGGATACAAGAAGGAAGTCACAAATTTTTCAAGTGACTTGAAG GATGGAGAAGCCTATGCTCGTTTGCTCAATACTCTTGCACCTGAACATGGTACGACCAACACATTAGATACAGAAGATCCAACAGAAAGAGCAAATTTGATTCTTGAGCAAGCAGAAAAACTAGATTGCAAAAGATATGTTACTCCAAAGGACATTGTTGAGGGCTCAGCAAACCTAAATCTAGCATTCGTTGCACAAATATTTCAACACAG GAATGGATTGACAGCTGACACCAAAAAGTTGTCTTTTGCTGTGATGATGGAGGATGATGCTCAAACTTCTCGAGAAGAAAGATGCTTCCGGTTATGGATCAACAGTCTTGGAATCGATGCTTATGTGGATAATTTATTTGAGGACGTGCGAACAGG ATGGGTCCTTTTGGAGGTACTGGACAAAATTTCACAGGGATTAGTTAATTGGAAACAAGCAACAAAACCCCCCATTAAGATGCCATTTAGAAAAGTTGAGAATTGCAACCAAGTCATAAGCATTGGGAAAGAACTGAATTTCTCCCTTGTAAATGTAGCTGGAAATGATATTGTACAAGGAAACAAGAAGCTCATACTAG CTTTTTTGTGGCAGTTAATGAGGTTTTCGATGCTCCAACTGTTGAAAAACTTGAAGTTCCATGCCCTAGGAAAGGAGATAACAGATGCTGACATACTAAACTGGGCAAACAGTAAAGTGAAGAGTGCAGGGCGAAGATCTCAAATCGAAAGCTTTAAG GACAAAAATATATCAAGTGGGAAATTCTTTCTTGAACTTCTAAGTGCCGTGGAGCCGAGGGTCGTCAATTGGAGCCTTGTTACCAGGGGTAAAACGG ATGAGGATAAGAAGCTTAATGCAACTTATATAATCAGTGTAGCACGAAAACTCGGGTGCTCCATCTTTCTATTGCCAGAGGATATAATAGAG GTGAACCAGAAGATGATGTTGACACTCACAGCAAGCATCATGTACTGGAGCTTGCAAATAAAGACAGAAAATTCAGAGTCCAGCCCTGCAGAAAACAACGGTTCTGATGCATCAGGCCCTGATGGCGACAATGCTTCCACAACTTCTGAAGTGGAATAG
- the LOC132636657 gene encoding uncharacterized protein LOC132636657 — MLPQVQLLFMVVFLEMALILLFLFRTPLRKLIIMTLDRVKRGRGPLIVKSVAATVLVIMIYTVYSIRELRSRPTDSANPTDQILLAHQILEAALMGFSLFLGLMIDRLHHYIRELRLLRKTMEAVKKQDRTLDNGKNGEASTLRDEISSLRNKVQQLESESEAKEKEVQSQKANSDALKGQSEKLLLEYDRLLEENQNLRSHLQSVDQSVSHSDNKKNT, encoded by the exons ATGTTACCTCAAGTGCAACTTCTATTCATGGTGGTGTTCTTAGAAATGGCATTGATTTTGCTGTTTCTGTTTAGAACACCTTTGAGGAAACTAATAATCATGACCCTTGATCGTGTTAAACGAGGACGTGGACCGTTGATTGTTAAATCTGTAGCTGCTACTGTTCTTGTGATTATGATTTACACTGTTTATTCTATTAGGGAATTGCGGTCTAGGCCTACTGATTCTGCTAATCCAACTGATCAAATCCTTCTTGCCCATCAAATTCTTGAAGCTGCTCTTATGG GATTTTCTCTATTCCTTGGACTGATGATAGACAGGCTACACCATTACATAAGGGAGCTTCGTCTACTGAGGAAGACCATGGAGGCTGTGAAGAAGCAAGATCGCACATTGGACAATGGTAAGAACGGCGAGGCCAGTACATTGAGGGATGAAATCTCCTCCTTGAGGAACAAGGTACAGCAGCTGGAATCGGAATCTGAGGCAAAAGAAAAGGAGGTGCAATCTCAGAAAGCAAATTCTGATGCTCTTAAAGGTCAGTCTGAAAAATTGCTGCTCGAGTACGATCGGTTGCTGGAAGAGAATCAGAATCTTCGCAGCCATTTGCAATCAGTTGATCAAAGCGTGTCACATTCTGATAACAAAAAGAACACATAG
- the LOC132636658 gene encoding fimbrin-5-like isoform X2, translated as MSSFVGVVVSDQWLQSQFTQVELRGLNSNFLSARNQSGKVTLGDLPPVMCKLKAFQDILSDDDIKAILAESSSDMTEEIDFESFLRAYLNLQARATAKLGDSKTSSSFLKTSTTTLRHTISESERASYVAHINTFLRDDPFLKDFLPIDPSTNQLFDLAKDGVLLCKLINLAVPGTIDERAINTKKVLNPWERNENHTLCLNSAKAIGCTVVNIGTQDLIEARPHLVVGLISQIIKIQLLADLNLRKTPQLVELVEDSKEVEELMSLSPEKVLLKWMNFHLKKAGYKKEVTNFSSDLKDGEAYARLLNTLAPEHGTTNTLDTEDPTERANLILEQAEKLDCKRYVTPKDIVEGSANLNLAFVAQIFQHRNGLTADTKKLSFAVMMEDDAQTSREERCFRLWINSLGIDAYVDNLFEDVRTGWVLLEVLDKISQGLVNWKQATKPPIKMPFRKVENCNQVISIGKELNFSLVNVAGNDIVQGNKKLILAFLWQLMRFSMLQLLKNLKFHALGKEITDADILNWANSKVKSAGRRSQIESFKDKNISSGKFFLELLSAVEPRVVNWSLVTRGKTGEPEDDVDTHSKHHVLELANKDRKFRVQPCRKQRF; from the exons ATGTCTAgttttgttggtgttgttgtttctGATCAATGGCTTCAGAGTCAATTCACTCAAGTCGAGCTTCGTGGCCTCAATTCCAAC TTCCTATCTGCAAGGAATCAATCTGGCAAGGTCACCTTGGGAGATCTACCACCTGTGATGTGCAAACTTAAGGCCTTCCAAGATATACTaagtgatgatgatattaaggCAATATTGGCCGAGTCATCTTCTGACATGACTGAAGAAATTGATTTCGAATCGTTCCTTCGG GCATATTTAAATCTACAAGCACGAGCTACAGCAAAATTGGGTGATTCAAAAACCTCCTCCTCTTTCCTCAAGACATCCACAACCACACTCCGTCACACCATTAGTGAATCTGAAAGGGCCTCATATGTTGCCCACATCAACACCTTTCTCAGAGACGATCCATTTTTGAAGGATTTCCTTCCGATAGATCCGTCTACCAATCAACTGTTTGATCTTGCAAAGGATGGTGTTCTTCTTTG TAAGCTCATAAATCTTGCTGTCCCGGGCACAATAGATGAGCGCGCTATCAATACCAAGAAGGTTCTTAATCCATGGGAAAGGAATGAGAACCACACCCTTTGCCTCAATTCCGCAAAGGCCATTGGTTGCACGGTGGTTAATATTGGCACGCAGGATTTAATTGAAGCAAGA CCTCATCTGGTTGTCGGGTTGATTTCTCAAATTATCAAG ATACAATTATTAGCTGATCTCAATCTGAGGAAAACTCCACAACTTGTGGAATTGGTGGAAGATAGCAAG GAAGTAGAGGAGCTTATGAGTTTATCTCCAGAAAAGGTTTTACTGAAATGGATGAATTTCCATCTTAAGAAAGCAGGATACAAGAAGGAAGTCACAAATTTTTCAAGTGACTTGAAG GATGGAGAAGCCTATGCTCGTTTGCTCAATACTCTTGCACCTGAACATGGTACGACCAACACATTAGATACAGAAGATCCAACAGAAAGAGCAAATTTGATTCTTGAGCAAGCAGAAAAACTAGATTGCAAAAGATATGTTACTCCAAAGGACATTGTTGAGGGCTCAGCAAACCTAAATCTAGCATTCGTTGCACAAATATTTCAACACAG GAATGGATTGACAGCTGACACCAAAAAGTTGTCTTTTGCTGTGATGATGGAGGATGATGCTCAAACTTCTCGAGAAGAAAGATGCTTCCGGTTATGGATCAACAGTCTTGGAATCGATGCTTATGTGGATAATTTATTTGAGGACGTGCGAACAGG ATGGGTCCTTTTGGAGGTACTGGACAAAATTTCACAGGGATTAGTTAATTGGAAACAAGCAACAAAACCCCCCATTAAGATGCCATTTAGAAAAGTTGAGAATTGCAACCAAGTCATAAGCATTGGGAAAGAACTGAATTTCTCCCTTGTAAATGTAGCTGGAAATGATATTGTACAAGGAAACAAGAAGCTCATACTAG CTTTTTTGTGGCAGTTAATGAGGTTTTCGATGCTCCAACTGTTGAAAAACTTGAAGTTCCATGCCCTAGGAAAGGAGATAACAGATGCTGACATACTAAACTGGGCAAACAGTAAAGTGAAGAGTGCAGGGCGAAGATCTCAAATCGAAAGCTTTAAG GACAAAAATATATCAAGTGGGAAATTCTTTCTTGAACTTCTAAGTGCCGTGGAGCCGAGGGTCGTCAATTGGAGCCTTGTTACCAGGGGTAAAACGG GTGAACCAGAAGATGATGTTGACACTCACAGCAAGCATCATGTACTGGAGCTTGCAAATAAAGACAGAAAATTCAGAGTCCAGCCCTGCAGAAAACAACGGTTCTGA